From the genome of Canis lupus familiaris isolate Mischka breed German Shepherd chromosome 8, alternate assembly UU_Cfam_GSD_1.0, whole genome shotgun sequence, one region includes:
- the LOC119876513 gene encoding T-complex protein 1 subunit eta-like, translating to MMPTPVILLKEGTDSSQGIPQLVSNISACQVIAEAVRTTLGPRGMDKLIVDGRGKATISNDGATILKLLDVVHPAAKTLVDIAKSQDAEVGDGTTSVTLLAAEFLKQVKPYVEEGLHPQIIIRAFRTATQLAVNKIKEIAVTVKKEDKVEQRKLLEKCAMTALSSKLISQQKAFFAKMVVDAVIMLDELLQLKMIGIKKVQGGALEESQLVAGVAFKKTFSYAGFEMQPKKYNNPMIALLNVELELKAEKDNAEIRVHTVEDYQAIVDAEWNILYDKLERIHHSGAKVVLSKLPIGDVATQYFADRDMFCAGRVLEEDLKRTMMACGGSIQTSVNALSADVLGRCQVFEETQIGGERYNFFTGCPKAKTCTIILRGGAEQFMEETERSLHDAIMIVRRAIKNDSVVAGGGAIEMELSKYLRDYSRTIPGKQQLLIGAYAKALEIIPRQLCDNAGFDATNILNKLRARHAQGGMWYGVDVNNEDIADNFEAFVWEPAMVRINALTAASEAACLIVSVDETIKNPRSTVDAPPAAGRGRGRGRPH from the coding sequence CCCTCGTGGCATGGACAAGCTGATTGTAGATGGCCGAGGCAAAGCAACAATTTCTAATGATGGGGCCACAATTCTGAAACTCCTTGATGTTGTCCATCCAGCAGCAAAGACTCTAGTGGACATTGCTAAATCCCAAGACGCTGAGGTCGGTGATGGTACCACCTCAGTGACCCTGCTGGCTGCAGAGTTTCTGAAGCAGGTGAAACCCTATGTGGAAGAAGGTTTGCACCCACAGATCATCATCCGAGCTTTCCGCACTGCCACCCAGTTGGCAGTTAACAAGATCAAAGAGATCGCTGTGACCGTGAAGAAGGAAGATAAAGTGGAACAGAGGAAGCTGCTGGAGAAGTGTGCCATGACCGCCCTGAGCTCTAAGCTGATTTCCCAGCAGAAAGCCTTCTTCGCTAAGATGGTGGTGGATGCAGTGATAATGCTCGATGAGTTGTTGCAGCTTAAAATGATTGGAATCAAGAAGGTGCAAGGTGGTGCTCTAGAGGAGTCCCAGCTGGTAGCTGGCGTTGCATTCAAGAAGACTTTCTCTTATGCTGGGTTTGAAATGCAACCCAAAAAGTACAACAATCCAATGATTGCCCTTTTAAATGTTGAGCTTGAGCTGAAAGCTGAGAAAGATAATGCTGAAATCAGAGTCCACACGGTGGAGGATTATCAGGCAATTGTTGATGCTGAGTGGAACATTCTCTATGACAAGTTAGAGAGGATCCATCATTCTGGAGCCAAAGTCGTCTTGTCCAAACTCCCCATTGGGGATGTGGCCACCCAGTACTTTGCCGACAGGGACATGTTCTGTGCTGGCCGGGTGCTGGAGGAGGATCTGAAGAGGACAATGATGGCCTGCGGAGGCTCCATCCAAACCAGTGTGAATGCTCTGTCAGCTGATGTGCTAGGCCGCTGCCAGGTCTTTGAAGAGACGCAGATTGGAGGCGAGAGGTACAATTTCTTCACTGGCTGCCCCAAGGCCAAGACCTGCACTATCATCCTTCGTGGTGGTGCTGAGCAGTTTATGGAGGAGACAGAGCGGTCTCTGCATGACGCCATCATGATCGTCAGGAGGGCCATCAAGAATGATTCAGTGGTAGCTGGTGGCGGGGCCATTGAGATGGAGCTTTCCAAGTATCTGCGGGATTACTCAAGGACCATTCCAGGAAAACAGCAGCTGTTGATCGGGGCATATGCCAAGGCCTTGGAAATTATCCCACGTCAGCTGTGTGACAATGCTGGCTTTGATGCCACAAACATCCTCAACAAGCTGCGGGCTCGGCATGCCCAGGGGGGCATGTGGTATGGAGTGGACGTCAACAATGAGGACATTGCTGACAACTTTGAGGCGTTTGTGTGGGAGCCAGCCATGGTGCGCATCAATGCCCTGACTGCAGCCTCTGAGGCCGCCTGCCTTATCGTGTCAGTGGATGAGACCATCAAAAACCCTCGCTCAACAGTAGACGCTCCCCCAGCTGCGGGCCGGggacggggccggggccgccCACACTGA